A genomic region of Methylobacterium durans contains the following coding sequences:
- a CDS encoding 50S ribosomal protein L23 has product MSADPRHYDVIVSPVITEKATNLTEQNKVVFRVAPKASKPQIKEAVEKLFDVKVTAVNTLVTKGKKKVFRGLRGQRSDVKKAIVTLAEGDTIDVTTGL; this is encoded by the coding sequence ATGAGTGCCGATCCGCGCCACTACGACGTGATCGTCTCGCCCGTGATCACCGAGAAGGCGACGAACCTGACCGAGCAGAACAAGGTCGTGTTCCGCGTCGCGCCGAAGGCCTCGAAGCCGCAGATCAAGGAAGCGGTCGAGAAGCTGTTCGACGTGAAGGTCACGGCGGTGAACACGCTCGTGACCAAGGGCAAGAAGAAGGTCTTCCGCGGATTGCGCGGACAGCGTTCGGACGTGAAGAAGGCGATCGTCACCCTCGCCGAGGGCGATACGATCGACGTCACGACGGGCCTCTGA
- the rplD gene encoding 50S ribosomal protein L4 yields the protein MKLDITTLEGEGAGSVELDEAIFGLEPRADLLQRMVRWQLAKRRAGTHAVQNRSDVNRTRKKLYKQKGTGNARHGAASAPQFRGGGRAFGPVVRDHGHDLPKKVRALALRHALSSKAKSETLIVIDDVKLAEGKTKVLSERFGKLGLSSALIIGGAEIDANFGRAARNLPQIDVLPVQGINVYDILRREKLVLTRAAVDALEARFK from the coding sequence ATGAAGCTCGATATCACCACGCTCGAAGGCGAAGGCGCCGGCTCGGTCGAGCTCGACGAGGCCATCTTCGGCCTCGAGCCCCGCGCCGACCTGCTCCAGCGCATGGTCCGCTGGCAGCTCGCCAAGCGCCGCGCCGGCACCCACGCCGTGCAGAACCGCTCGGACGTGAACCGGACGCGCAAGAAGCTCTACAAGCAGAAGGGCACCGGCAACGCCCGTCACGGCGCGGCCTCCGCCCCGCAATTCCGCGGCGGCGGCCGGGCCTTCGGTCCGGTGGTGCGCGACCACGGCCACGATCTTCCCAAGAAGGTCCGTGCGCTGGCGCTTCGCCACGCCCTCTCGTCCAAGGCGAAGAGCGAGACGCTGATCGTCATCGACGACGTCAAGCTCGCCGAGGGCAAGACCAAGGTCCTGTCCGAGCGCTTCGGCAAGCTCGGCCTCTCGAGCGCCCTCATCATCGGCGGCGCGGAGATCGACGCGAACTTCGGTCGCGCCGCCCGCAACCTGCCGCAGATCGACGTCCTGCCGGTGCAGGGCATCAACGTCTACGACATCCTGCGCCGTGAGAAGCTCGTTCTCACCCGCGCGGCGGTCGATGCGCTGGAGGCGCGTTTCAAATGA
- the rplC gene encoding 50S ribosomal protein L3 — translation MRSGVIAQKVGMTRIFTDAGEHVPVTVLKIDQCQVVAHRTVEKNGYVALQVGVGKAKVKNVSRAERGRFSVAKVEPKQKLAEFRVSEDSLIPVGAEITADHFIPGQFVDVTGTTTGKGFAGGMKRWNFGGLRATHGVSISHRSIGSTGGRQDPGKTFKNKKMPGHLGVERVTTQNLRVVRTDPERGLILVEGAVPGVAGGWIQVRDAVKRKLPADVPLPGKFRENGAAAPAPEAPAQEATSGENA, via the coding sequence ATGCGCTCAGGCGTCATTGCACAGAAGGTCGGCATGACCCGCATCTTCACGGATGCGGGGGAGCATGTCCCCGTCACCGTGCTCAAGATCGATCAATGCCAGGTGGTTGCCCACCGCACCGTCGAGAAGAACGGCTACGTCGCGCTGCAGGTCGGCGTCGGCAAGGCCAAGGTCAAGAACGTGTCCCGCGCCGAGCGCGGCCGCTTCTCGGTCGCCAAGGTCGAGCCGAAGCAGAAGCTCGCCGAGTTCCGCGTCAGCGAGGATTCGCTGATCCCGGTCGGCGCCGAGATCACCGCGGACCACTTCATCCCGGGCCAGTTCGTGGACGTCACGGGCACGACCACGGGTAAGGGTTTCGCCGGCGGCATGAAGCGCTGGAACTTCGGCGGCCTGCGCGCCACGCACGGCGTGTCGATCTCGCACCGCTCGATCGGTTCGACCGGCGGCCGTCAGGATCCGGGCAAGACCTTCAAGAACAAGAAGATGCCGGGCCACCTCGGCGTCGAGCGCGTGACCACCCAGAACCTGCGCGTCGTGCGCACCGACCCCGAGCGCGGCCTCATCCTCGTCGAGGGTGCGGTGCCGGGCGTCGCCGGCGGCTGGATCCAGGTCCGCGACGCGGTGAAGCGCAAGCTCCCCGCTGATGTTCCGCTGCCGGGCAAGTTCCGTGAGAACGGCGCTGCCGCTCCGGCTCCCGAGGCTCCCGCTCAAGAAGCGACTTCTGGGGAGAACGCGTGA
- the rpsJ gene encoding 30S ribosomal protein S10 — MNGQNIRIRLKAFDHRILDASTREIVSTAKRTGAQIRGPIPLPTHIEKFTVNRSPHIDKKSREQFEMRTHKRVLDIVDPTPQTVDALMKLDLAAGVDVEIKL; from the coding sequence ATGAACGGTCAGAATATCCGCATCCGCCTCAAGGCGTTCGATCATCGAATCCTCGATGCCTCGACCCGCGAGATCGTCTCCACCGCCAAGCGCACTGGCGCTCAGATCCGCGGCCCGATCCCGCTGCCGACGCATATCGAGAAGTTCACGGTGAACCGTTCGCCCCACATCGACAAGAAGTCGCGCGAGCAGTTCGAGATGCGCACGCACAAGCGGGTGCTCGATATCGTCGATCCGACCCCCCAGACCGTGGACGCGCTGATGAAGCTCGACCTCGCCGCTGGCGTGGACGTGGAGATCAAGCTCTGA
- the tuf gene encoding elongation factor Tu encodes MAKEKFSRTKPHCNIGTIGHVDHGKTSLTAAITKVLAESGGATFTAYDQIDKAPEEKARGITISTAHVEYETTNRHYAHVDCPGHADYVKNMITGAAQMDGAILVVSAADGPMPQTREHILLARQVGVPALVVFLNKVDMVDDEELLELVELEVRELLSKYDFPGDDIPITKGSALMALEDKEPKIGKEAVLALMATVDDYIPQPERPIDMPFLMPIEDVFSISGRGTVVTGRVERGIIKVGEEVEIVGIRPTTKTTVTGVEMFRKLLDQGQAGDNVGVLLRGTKREDVERGQVVCKPGSVKPHTKFKAEAYILTKEEGGRHTPFFTNYRPQFYFRTTDVTGVCTLPEGTEMVMPGDNVTMDVALIVPVAMEEKLRFAIREGGRTVGAGVVAAINE; translated from the coding sequence ATGGCCAAAGAGAAGTTTTCGCGCACGAAGCCGCACTGCAACATCGGGACGATCGGCCACGTCGACCATGGCAAGACGTCCCTGACGGCGGCGATCACGAAGGTGCTGGCGGAGTCGGGGGGCGCGACCTTCACGGCCTACGACCAGATCGACAAGGCGCCGGAGGAGAAGGCGCGCGGCATCACGATCTCGACGGCGCACGTGGAGTACGAGACCACGAACCGCCACTACGCGCACGTCGACTGCCCCGGCCACGCTGACTACGTGAAGAACATGATCACGGGCGCCGCCCAGATGGACGGCGCCATCCTGGTGGTCTCGGCGGCCGACGGCCCGATGCCGCAGACCCGCGAGCACATCCTCCTGGCCCGCCAGGTCGGCGTGCCGGCGCTGGTGGTGTTCCTCAACAAGGTCGACATGGTCGACGACGAGGAGCTCCTGGAGCTGGTCGAGCTCGAGGTGCGCGAGCTTCTCTCGAAGTACGACTTCCCCGGCGACGACATCCCGATCACCAAGGGCTCGGCGCTGATGGCGCTGGAGGACAAGGAGCCCAAGATCGGCAAGGAGGCGGTGCTGGCGCTGATGGCGACGGTGGACGATTACATCCCGCAGCCGGAGCGTCCGATCGACATGCCGTTCCTGATGCCGATCGAGGACGTGTTCTCGATCTCGGGGCGCGGCACGGTGGTGACGGGTCGCGTGGAGCGCGGCATCATCAAGGTGGGCGAGGAAGTCGAGATCGTGGGCATCCGCCCGACCACCAAGACGACGGTGACCGGCGTCGAGATGTTCCGCAAGCTGCTCGACCAGGGCCAGGCGGGCGACAACGTCGGCGTGCTGCTGCGCGGCACCAAGCGCGAGGACGTGGAGCGGGGCCAGGTGGTGTGTAAGCCGGGTTCGGTGAAGCCGCACACCAAGTTCAAGGCCGAGGCCTACATCCTGACCAAGGAGGAGGGCGGTCGCCACACGCCGTTCTTCACCAACTACCGGCCGCAATTCTACTTCCGCACCACGGACGTGACGGGCGTGTGCACGCTGCCGGAGGGCACCGAGATGGTGATGCCGGGCGACAACGTGACCATGGACGTCGCGCTGATCGTGCCGGTCGCCATGGAGGAGAAGCTGCGGTTTGCCATCCGCGAGGGCGGACGCACCGTCGGCGCCGGCGTCGTCGCCGCCATCAACGAGTAA
- the fusA gene encoding elongation factor G, translated as MPRTHAIEDYRNFGIMAHIDAGKTTTTERILYYTGKSHKIGEVHEGAATMDWMEQEQERGITITSAATTCFWREKRLNIIDTPGHVDFTIEVERSLRVLDGAVCVLDGNQGVEPQTETVWRQADKYDVPRVVFVNKMDKIGADFFKCVADIIDRVAGKPVCLQLPIGAESNFQGVIDLIKMKAIVWSGEALGANFNETEIPADLKDQAVEYRTKLVEACVELDDDAMTAYLDGQEPDEDTMRRLVRKAVQLRAFHPVLCGSAFKNKGVQPLLDAVVDYLPSPADRGEIKGIDYKTEEEVVRHPTDSDPFSMLAFKIMDDPHVGTITFCRVYSGKVDSGANVINSTRDKKERVGRMLLMHANNREDIKEAFAGDIVALAGLKDTRTGDTLCDPVKAVILERMEFPEPVIEIAVEPKSKADQEKLGIALSKLAAEDPSFRVSTDQESGQTILKGMGELHLDIKVDILRRTYKVDANIGQPQVAYREKLTRRTEIDYTHKKQTGGTGQFARVKFVVEPNEPGKGFEFESKIVGGAVPKEYIPGVEKGLNSVLGAGILAGFPVVDIKVELIDGAYHDVDSSALAFEIASRAALREALQKGGSVLLEPVMKVEVVSPEDYTGSVIGDLNSRRGQIQGQDMRGNANVINAMVPLANMFGYVNNLRSMSQGRANFTMQFDHYEEVPRGEADKVIAKYA; from the coding sequence ATGCCCCGCACGCACGCGATCGAGGACTACCGCAACTTCGGCATCATGGCCCACATCGATGCCGGCAAGACCACGACGACCGAGCGGATCCTCTACTACACCGGCAAGTCCCATAAGATCGGCGAGGTCCATGAGGGCGCCGCCACGATGGACTGGATGGAGCAGGAGCAGGAGCGCGGCATCACGATCACGTCGGCCGCGACGACCTGTTTCTGGCGCGAGAAGCGCCTGAACATCATCGACACGCCCGGCCACGTCGACTTCACCATCGAGGTGGAGCGCTCGCTCCGCGTGCTCGACGGCGCCGTATGCGTGCTCGACGGCAACCAGGGCGTCGAGCCCCAGACCGAGACCGTGTGGCGCCAGGCCGACAAGTACGACGTGCCGCGCGTCGTGTTCGTCAACAAGATGGACAAGATCGGCGCCGACTTCTTCAAGTGCGTCGCCGACATCATCGACCGCGTCGCCGGCAAGCCGGTCTGCCTGCAGCTGCCGATCGGCGCCGAGTCGAACTTCCAGGGCGTGATCGACCTCATCAAGATGAAGGCGATCGTCTGGTCGGGCGAGGCGCTCGGCGCGAACTTCAACGAGACCGAGATCCCGGCCGACCTCAAGGATCAGGCCGTCGAGTACCGCACGAAGCTCGTCGAGGCCTGCGTCGAGCTCGACGACGACGCCATGACCGCCTACCTCGACGGCCAGGAGCCGGACGAGGACACGATGCGCCGGCTGGTGCGCAAGGCCGTGCAGCTGCGCGCCTTCCACCCCGTCCTCTGCGGCTCGGCGTTCAAGAACAAGGGCGTGCAGCCCCTCCTCGACGCCGTCGTGGATTACCTGCCGTCCCCGGCCGACCGCGGCGAGATCAAGGGCATCGACTACAAGACCGAGGAAGAGGTGGTCCGCCACCCGACCGATTCCGATCCCTTCTCCATGCTCGCCTTCAAGATCATGGACGATCCCCACGTCGGCACGATCACCTTCTGCCGCGTCTACTCGGGCAAGGTCGATTCCGGCGCGAACGTCATCAACTCGACCCGCGACAAGAAGGAGCGGGTGGGGCGGATGCTCCTGATGCACGCCAACAACCGCGAGGACATCAAGGAAGCCTTCGCGGGCGACATCGTGGCGCTGGCCGGCCTCAAGGATACCCGCACCGGCGACACCCTGTGCGACCCGGTCAAGGCCGTGATCCTCGAGCGCATGGAATTCCCGGAGCCCGTCATCGAGATCGCCGTCGAGCCGAAGTCGAAGGCCGACCAGGAGAAGCTCGGCATCGCGCTCTCGAAGCTCGCCGCCGAGGATCCGTCCTTCCGCGTCTCGACGGACCAGGAATCGGGCCAGACCATCCTCAAGGGGATGGGCGAGCTCCATCTGGACATCAAGGTCGACATCCTGCGCCGCACCTACAAGGTCGACGCGAATATCGGCCAGCCGCAAGTCGCCTACCGCGAGAAGCTGACCCGCCGTACCGAGATCGACTACACGCACAAGAAGCAGACCGGCGGTACCGGCCAGTTCGCCCGCGTGAAGTTCGTCGTCGAGCCGAACGAGCCCGGCAAGGGCTTCGAGTTCGAGTCGAAGATCGTCGGCGGCGCGGTGCCGAAGGAGTACATCCCGGGCGTCGAGAAGGGTCTCAACTCGGTCCTCGGCGCCGGCATCCTCGCGGGCTTCCCCGTGGTCGACATCAAGGTCGAGCTGATCGACGGCGCCTACCACGACGTCGACTCGTCGGCTCTGGCCTTCGAGATCGCCTCCCGCGCGGCGCTCCGCGAGGCCCTTCAGAAGGGCGGCTCGGTCCTGCTGGAGCCGGTGATGAAGGTCGAGGTCGTCTCGCCTGAGGATTACACGGGTTCGGTCATCGGCGACCTGAACTCGCGGCGCGGCCAGATCCAGGGCCAGGACATGCGCGGCAACGCCAACGTCATCAACGCGATGGTACCGCTCGCCAACATGTTCGGCTACGTGAACAACCTGCGCTCGATGTCGCAAGGCCGCGCGAACTTCACGATGCAGTTCGATCATTACGAGGAAGTGCCGCGCGGCGAGGCGGACAAGGTCATCGCCAAGTACGCGTAA
- the rpsG gene encoding 30S ribosomal protein S7: MSRRHSAEKREIIPDAKYGDVVLTKFMNSIMYEGKKSVAESIVYGAFDIVENRARANPIEVFRAALDNVAPMIEVRSRRVGGATYQVPVEVRTERRQALAIRWLIQAARARNDRTMVERLSAELLDAANNRGNAVKKREDTHRMAEANRAFSHYRW; the protein is encoded by the coding sequence ATGTCCCGCCGCCACAGTGCCGAGAAGCGTGAGATCATCCCCGACGCCAAGTACGGCGACGTCGTCCTGACCAAGTTCATGAACTCCATCATGTACGAGGGCAAGAAGTCGGTCGCCGAGTCGATCGTGTACGGCGCCTTCGACATCGTCGAGAACCGCGCCCGCGCGAACCCGATCGAGGTGTTCCGCGCCGCCCTCGACAACGTCGCCCCGATGATCGAGGTCCGCTCCCGCCGCGTCGGCGGCGCCACCTACCAGGTCCCGGTCGAGGTCCGCACGGAGCGCCGCCAGGCGCTGGCGATCCGCTGGCTGATCCAGGCCGCCCGCGCGCGCAACGACCGCACCATGGTCGAGCGCCTCTCGGCCGAACTCCTCGACGCCGCCAACAACCGCGGCAACGCCGTCAAGAAGCGGGAAGACACGCACCGGATGGCCGAGGCCAACCGCGCCTTCTCGCACTACCGCTGGTAA
- the rpsL gene encoding 30S ribosomal protein S12, whose product MPTINQLIAQPRKAQKARNKVPALDACPQKRGVCTRVYTTTPKKPNSALRKVAKVRLTNGFEVIGYIPGEGHNLQEHSVVMIRGGRVKDLPGVRYHILRGVLDTQGVKNRKQRRSKYGAKRPK is encoded by the coding sequence ATGCCGACGATCAACCAGCTGATCGCCCAGCCGCGTAAGGCGCAGAAGGCCCGCAACAAGGTGCCGGCCCTCGATGCCTGCCCGCAGAAGCGCGGTGTCTGCACCCGCGTCTACACCACGACCCCGAAGAAGCCGAACTCGGCGCTCCGCAAGGTCGCGAAGGTCCGTCTCACCAACGGCTTCGAGGTGATCGGCTACATCCCCGGCGAGGGTCACAACCTTCAGGAGCACTCCGTGGTGATGATCCGCGGCGGCCGCGTGAAGGACCTTCCGGGCGTGCGCTACCACATCCTGCGCGGCGTGCTCGACACGCAGGGCGTGAAGAACCGCAAGCAGCGCCGCTCCAAGTACGGCGCCAAGCGTCCGAAGTAA
- the rpoB gene encoding DNA-directed RNA polymerase subunit beta encodes MANTLVGRKRIRKFFGKIREVAEMPNLIEVQKASYDQFLMVDEPEGGRSDEGLQSVFKSVFPISDFSSTALLEFVKYTFEAPKYDVDECRQRGITFAAPLKVTLRLIVFDVDPDTGAKSVKDIKEQDVYMGDMPLMTENGTFIVNGTERVIVSQMHRSPGVFFDHDKGKTHSSGKLLFAARIIPYRGSWLDVEFDAKDIVYVRIDRKRKLPVTSLLFALGLDGEEILSTFYNRVTYARDGADWRVPFDAERLKGFKASVDLIDADSGEVVLEAGKKLNARNARLIGEKGTRFLKATDEDLVGQYIAEDLVNMKTGEIWAEAGDEISDKLLKSLEDVGVSELPVLDIDHVNVGPYIRNTLAVDKNSGREGALFDIYRVMRPGEPPTLDTAEAMFHSLFFDAERYDLSAVGRVKMNMRLDLDAADTVRTLRKEDMLAVVKALVDLRDGKGEIDDIDHLGNRRVRSVGELMENQYRLGLLRMERAIKERMSSVDIDTVMPQDLINAKPAAAAVREFFGSSQLSQFMDQTNPLSEVTHKRRLSALGPGGLTRERAGFEVRDVHPTHYGRICPIETPEGPNIGLINSLATFARVNKYGFIETPFRRVKDGVVTDEVAYLSAMEEAKYYVAQANAAMDEGRKLTEDLVVCRRAGEVIVVGPERVDLMDVSPKQLVSVAAALIPFLENDDANRALMGSNMQRQAVPLVRADAPFVGTGMEAVVARDSGAAIAARRAGIVDQVDATRIVIRATEETDPTKPGVDIYRLQKFQRSNQSTCITQKPLVRVGEPVKKGEIIADGPSTEFGELALGRNVLVAFMPWNGYNFEDSILLSERIVKDDVFTSIHIEEFEVMARDTKLGPEEITRDIPNVSEEALKNLDEAGIVYIGAEVHAGDILVGKITPKGESPMTPEEKLLRAIFGEKASDVRDTSLRVPPGVTGTIVEVRVFNRHGVDKDERAQAIEREEIERLAKDRDDEQAILDRNTYARLADVLIGQSPIAGPKGFRKDTTLTREGLTDYPRSQWWQFAVIDDRLMTEMEAMQKQYDESKKRLEQRFLDKVEKLQRGDELPPGVMKMVKVFVAVKRKIQPGDKMAGRHGNKGVVSRIVPIEDMPFLEDGTHADIVLNPLGVPSRMNVGQILETHLGWAAAGLGRKVSRAVDAYLKSQDIAPLREEMGSIYSPAELDGLSDEDLAEVGNNLRRGVPMATPVFNGAKEADIEAMLEMAGLDRSGQSTLYDGRTGEPFDRKVTMGYIYMLKLHHLVDDKIHARSIGPYSLVTQQPLGGKAQFGGQRFGEMEVWALEAYGAAYTLQEMLTVKSDDVAGRTKVYEAIVRGDDTFEAGIPESFNVLVKEMRSLGLNVELTSSKRDAANDQIEPPADAAE; translated from the coding sequence ATGGCCAATACGCTGGTCGGTCGCAAGCGCATTCGCAAGTTCTTCGGCAAGATCCGGGAAGTCGCCGAGATGCCGAACCTCATCGAGGTCCAGAAGGCGTCCTACGACCAGTTCCTGATGGTGGACGAGCCGGAGGGTGGCCGTTCCGACGAGGGCCTGCAGAGCGTCTTCAAGTCGGTCTTCCCGATCTCCGACTTCTCCTCGACGGCGCTGCTCGAGTTCGTGAAGTACACGTTCGAGGCGCCGAAATACGACGTCGACGAGTGCCGCCAGCGCGGCATCACCTTCGCGGCCCCGCTCAAGGTGACCCTGCGCCTCATCGTGTTCGACGTGGACCCGGACACCGGCGCCAAGTCCGTCAAGGACATCAAGGAGCAGGACGTCTACATGGGCGACATGCCCCTGATGACGGAGAACGGCACCTTCATCGTCAACGGCACCGAGCGCGTCATCGTCTCGCAGATGCACCGCTCCCCGGGCGTGTTCTTCGACCACGACAAGGGCAAGACGCACTCTTCCGGCAAGCTGCTCTTCGCCGCCCGCATCATCCCGTACCGGGGTTCCTGGCTCGACGTCGAGTTCGACGCCAAGGACATCGTGTACGTGCGCATCGACCGGAAGCGGAAGCTGCCCGTCACCTCGCTCCTGTTCGCCCTCGGGCTTGACGGCGAGGAGATCCTCTCGACCTTCTACAACCGCGTCACCTACGCCCGTGACGGGGCGGATTGGCGCGTGCCCTTCGACGCCGAGCGCCTCAAGGGCTTCAAGGCGTCCGTCGACCTGATCGACGCCGATTCCGGCGAGGTTGTGCTGGAGGCGGGCAAGAAGCTCAACGCCCGCAACGCCCGCCTGATCGGCGAGAAGGGGACCCGGTTCCTCAAGGCGACCGACGAGGATCTCGTCGGCCAGTACATCGCCGAGGACCTCGTCAACATGAAGACGGGCGAGATCTGGGCCGAGGCCGGCGACGAGATCTCCGACAAGCTCCTCAAGAGCCTGGAGGATGTCGGCGTCTCCGAGCTGCCCGTGCTCGACATCGACCACGTCAACGTCGGTCCCTACATCCGCAACACCCTCGCCGTGGACAAGAATTCCGGCCGCGAGGGCGCGCTGTTCGACATCTACCGGGTGATGCGCCCGGGCGAGCCGCCGACGCTCGACACCGCGGAGGCGATGTTCCACTCGCTGTTCTTCGACGCCGAGCGCTACGACCTCTCCGCGGTCGGCCGCGTGAAGATGAACATGCGCCTCGACCTCGACGCCGCCGACACCGTGCGCACGCTCCGCAAGGAGGACATGCTCGCGGTCGTCAAGGCGCTCGTCGACCTGCGCGACGGCAAGGGCGAGATCGACGACATCGACCACCTCGGCAACCGCCGGGTGCGCTCGGTCGGCGAACTCATGGAGAACCAGTACCGCCTGGGCCTCCTGCGCATGGAGCGCGCCATCAAGGAGCGGATGTCGTCCGTCGACATCGACACCGTGATGCCGCAGGACCTGATCAACGCGAAGCCCGCGGCCGCCGCGGTGCGCGAGTTCTTCGGCTCGTCGCAGCTCTCGCAGTTCATGGACCAGACCAACCCGCTCTCCGAGGTGACGCACAAGCGCCGCCTCTCGGCGCTGGGCCCGGGCGGCCTGACCCGCGAGCGCGCCGGCTTCGAGGTGCGCGACGTGCACCCGACCCATTACGGCCGCATCTGCCCGATCGAGACGCCGGAAGGCCCGAATATCGGCCTGATCAACTCGCTCGCGACCTTCGCGCGGGTCAACAAGTACGGCTTCATCGAGACGCCCTTCCGCCGCGTGAAGGACGGCGTCGTCACCGACGAGGTCGCCTACCTCTCCGCGATGGAGGAGGCGAAGTACTACGTCGCCCAGGCGAACGCCGCGATGGACGAGGGCCGCAAGCTCACGGAGGACCTCGTGGTCTGCCGCCGGGCGGGCGAGGTCATCGTCGTCGGCCCCGAGCGCGTCGACCTCATGGACGTGAGCCCGAAGCAGCTCGTCTCGGTCGCCGCGGCGCTGATCCCGTTCCTCGAGAACGACGACGCCAACCGCGCGCTGATGGGCTCGAACATGCAGCGCCAGGCGGTGCCGCTCGTTCGCGCCGACGCGCCCTTCGTCGGCACCGGCATGGAGGCCGTGGTCGCCCGCGATTCGGGGGCTGCCATCGCCGCGCGCCGCGCCGGCATCGTCGATCAGGTGGACGCCACCCGCATCGTCATCCGCGCCACCGAGGAGACGGACCCGACGAAGCCCGGCGTCGACATCTACCGCCTGCAGAAGTTCCAGCGCTCCAACCAGTCGACCTGCATCACGCAGAAGCCGCTGGTGCGCGTCGGCGAGCCCGTGAAGAAGGGCGAGATCATCGCCGACGGTCCCTCGACGGAGTTCGGCGAGCTGGCGCTCGGCCGGAACGTGCTCGTCGCGTTCATGCCCTGGAACGGCTACAACTTCGAGGACTCGATCCTGCTCTCCGAGCGGATCGTGAAGGATGACGTGTTCACCTCGATCCACATCGAGGAATTCGAGGTGATGGCCCGCGACACCAAGCTCGGGCCGGAAGAGATCACCCGCGACATCCCGAACGTCTCCGAGGAGGCGCTCAAGAACCTCGACGAGGCGGGCATCGTCTATATCGGTGCCGAGGTCCATGCCGGCGACATCCTCGTCGGCAAGATCACGCCGAAGGGCGAGAGCCCGATGACGCCTGAGGAGAAGCTCCTGCGCGCCATCTTCGGCGAGAAAGCCTCGGACGTGCGCGACACGTCCTTGAGGGTGCCCCCGGGCGTCACCGGTACCATCGTCGAGGTGCGGGTGTTCAACCGGCACGGCGTCGACAAGGACGAGCGCGCCCAGGCCATCGAGCGCGAGGAGATCGAGCGCCTCGCCAAGGACCGCGACGACGAGCAGGCCATCCTCGACCGCAACACCTACGCGCGTCTGGCGGACGTCCTGATCGGCCAGTCGCCGATCGCGGGGCCGAAGGGCTTCCGGAAGGACACGACCCTCACCCGCGAGGGGCTGACCGACTACCCGCGCTCGCAATGGTGGCAGTTCGCCGTCATCGACGACCGTCTCATGACCGAGATGGAGGCGATGCAGAAGCAGTACGACGAGTCGAAGAAGCGCCTCGAGCAGCGCTTCCTCGACAAGGTCGAGAAGCTGCAGCGCGGCGACGAGCTTCCGCCCGGCGTCATGAAGATGGTCAAGGTCTTCGTGGCGGTGAAGCGCAAGATCCAGCCCGGCGACAAGATGGCCGGCCGCCACGGCAACAAGGGCGTCGTCTCGCGCATCGTGCCGATCGAGGACATGCCGTTCCTGGAGGACGGCACCCACGCCGACATCGTGCTGAACCCGCTCGGCGTGCCGAGCCGCATGAATGTCGGCCAGATCCTGGAGACGCATCTGGGCTGGGCCGCCGCGGGCCTCGGCCGCAAGGTGTCGCGGGCGGTCGACGCCTACCTCAAGAGCCAGGACATCGCGCCGCTGCGCGAGGAGATGGGCAGCATCTACTCGCCGGCCGAGCTCGACGGCCTGTCCGACGAGGATCTGGCGGAGGTCGGCAACAACCTCCGGCGCGGCGTGCCGATGGCGACCCCGGTCTTCAACGGCGCCAAGGAGGCCGACATCGAGGCGATGCTGGAGATGGCCGGCCTCGACCGGTCCGGCCAGTCGACCCTCTACGACGGGCGCACGGGCGAGCCTTTCGACCGCAAGGTGACGATGGGCTACATCTACATGCTGAAGCTGCACCACCTCGTGGACGACAAGATCCACGCCCGCTCGATCGGCCCCTACTCGCTGGTCACCCAGCAGCCGCTCGGCGGCAAGGCGCAGTTCGGCGGCCAGCGCTTCGGCGAGATGGAGGTCTGGGCGCTGGAGGCCTACGGCGCGGCCTACACGCTGCAGGAGATGCTGACGGTGAAGTCGGACGACGTGGCCGGCCGCACCAAGGTCTACGAGGCGATCGTCCGCGGCGACGACACCTTCGAGGCGGGCATCCCCGAATCGTTCAACGTGCTCGTCAAGGAGATGCGTTCGCTCGGCCTCAACGTCGAGCTCACCTCCTCGAAGCGGGACGCGGCCAACGACCAGATCGAGCCGCCGGCGGACGCCGCCGAGTAA
- the rplL gene encoding 50S ribosomal protein L7/L12, with protein sequence MADLAKLVDDLSSLTVLEAADLAKMLEEKWGVSAAAAVAVAAGPAAGAAAAPVEEQTEFTVVLASAGDKKIEVIKEVRAITGLGLKEAKDLVEGAPKPVKESVAKDEAEKIKAQLEKAGAKVELK encoded by the coding sequence ATGGCTGATCTTGCCAAGCTCGTCGACGACCTCTCGTCGCTGACCGTCCTCGAGGCCGCCGACCTCGCCAAGATGCTGGAAGAGAAGTGGGGCGTCTCCGCCGCGGCCGCCGTCGCCGTGGCCGCCGGCCCGGCCGCCGGCGCCGCTGCCGCCCCCGTCGAGGAGCAGACCGAGTTCACGGTCGTGCTCGCCTCGGCCGGCGACAAGAAGATCGAGGTCATCAAGGAGGTCCGCGCGATCACCGGCCTCGGCCTCAAGGAGGCCAAGGACCTCGTCGAGGGCGCGCCGAAGCCCGTCAAGGAGTCGGTGGCCAAGGACGAGGCCGAGAAGATCAAGGCCCAGCTCGAGAAGGCCGGCGCCAAGGTCGAGCTCAAGTAA